One part of the Geoanaerobacter pelophilus genome encodes these proteins:
- the amrB gene encoding AmmeMemoRadiSam system protein B, with protein MIRQPAVANQFYPGDPASLRRELSALIPASAEPETVIGIISPHAGYVYSGAVAGAVYGAIDIPGAVIILGPNHHGVGAAAALYPGGEWLTPLGAVPIEQRLAALVRRYASLVEEDATAHLYEHSLEVQLPFLQYRRPDVAIVPICLGFGNYSSCQELGAGISQAVREYGKPVLIVASSDMTHYESADSAKVKDEMAIDRALALDPQGLLDVCRAKRITMCGVVPATVLLVAAQALGASKVNLVKYATSGDVTGDFRQVVGYASMTVA; from the coding sequence ATGATCCGTCAGCCTGCCGTAGCTAACCAGTTTTACCCCGGTGATCCTGCCAGCCTCCGGCGGGAGCTTAGCGCTTTGATACCCGCCTCTGCTGAGCCTGAAACTGTCATTGGCATCATCTCGCCGCATGCCGGTTACGTTTATTCCGGCGCCGTGGCCGGAGCGGTCTACGGTGCCATTGACATCCCTGGCGCGGTAATAATTCTCGGCCCCAATCACCACGGAGTCGGCGCTGCTGCCGCTCTGTATCCTGGCGGTGAATGGCTTACCCCCCTTGGAGCTGTGCCGATAGAGCAGCGCCTTGCTGCCCTTGTCAGACGTTACGCCTCTCTGGTCGAGGAGGACGCCACCGCCCATCTCTATGAACACTCTCTGGAAGTCCAGCTCCCTTTTCTCCAATACCGTCGTCCCGATGTTGCCATTGTGCCGATATGTCTCGGTTTCGGCAACTACAGCTCTTGCCAGGAATTGGGCGCTGGGATTAGCCAGGCGGTCAGGGAATACGGTAAACCGGTTCTGATTGTCGCCAGCTCGGACATGACCCATTACGAATCCGCTGATAGCGCCAAGGTAAAGGATGAAATGGCGATTGACCGGGCCCTCGCTCTTGATCCCCAGGGGCTGCTCGATGTCTGCCGGGCCAAGCGGATAACCATGTGCGGTGTGGTGCCGGCAACGGTGCTGCTGGTAGCGGCGCAAGCACTCGGGGCAAGCAAGGTAAATCTCGTGAAGTATGCAACCAGCGGCGATGTCACTGGCGATTTTCGGCAGGTTGTCGGTTATGCCTCTATGACTGTGGCTTGA
- the hrpB gene encoding ATP-dependent helicase HrpB, producing MLPLPVDLVIPELIASLTASTGVVLQAPPGSGKTSRVPLALLNAPLGSSGKILMLEPRRLAAVNAASWLAKSIGGRLGDTVGYAIRFDRKVSAATKIEVLTEGLLTRRLQTDPALEGVSVVVFDEFHERSLQADTALALCLDIQKSIRPDLKIVIMSATLETGPVSRVLGEVPVVACEGRVHPVVIRYLGDPAGDIAAAAAGAVTKALVETSGDILVFLPGAAEIRRCGTLLKDSGLADVMVSQLYGDLPFAEQEAAIMPAQKRKVVLATNIAETSLTIEGITVVVDAGLTRTVRFDPASGLNRMQTVRVSAASAAQRSGRSGRIGPGICYRLWSPATEATLVPYNLPEIRVVDLASLALELANWGVVDPLSLAWLDPPQAGPLGEARSLLRILGALDPGNRITQLGRKMANLPLHPRLASLVIAGEALECSGLACDLAALISERDIFRRDCLKDRPKSSCDYSDRLEALDEWRSGSGYSRELDAAACRQVDRVAAKLKKLVDTSRDGHSLLLEKIPQLLIKAFPDRIAMQREHDSDRYLLANGSGARLGLGSAVINRQFVVAVEVLGSPGKEGSIHGASAVTLDQIRCLFPEQITVQRESVWDRDGGRVVTTVAERFGALQLSIRSSAPEDKEVVNALMTALHDYQDLGLLPWTAAARQFQSRVEFLAQAAPDCGFPDISNAALLTSLAEWLMPAVTGMRSVAEFKRLDMLALLQSFFPWEQLRQIDEGAPTHLTVPSGSRLRVDYGDGTPFVSVKLQEMFGLAETPSIAWGRVPVVLHLLSPAQRPIQVTRDLRSFWETTYPQVKKELKGRYPKHPWPDDPWSAVPTRRTTKAGSR from the coding sequence ATGCTACCCCTGCCGGTCGATCTGGTCATCCCGGAACTCATTGCATCTTTAACTGCTTCCACTGGAGTGGTACTTCAGGCGCCGCCAGGTTCCGGCAAGACGAGCCGTGTGCCTCTGGCACTTCTGAATGCTCCCCTTGGCAGCTCCGGCAAGATTTTAATGCTTGAGCCGCGGCGCCTGGCCGCGGTTAATGCCGCCTCCTGGCTGGCAAAGAGCATTGGCGGGCGTTTAGGAGATACTGTTGGCTATGCAATCCGTTTTGACCGGAAAGTTTCAGCGGCAACTAAGATTGAAGTCCTTACCGAAGGGCTGCTGACCAGGAGGTTGCAGACTGATCCGGCACTGGAAGGTGTGTCGGTGGTGGTCTTTGATGAGTTTCACGAACGGAGTCTACAGGCCGACACGGCTTTGGCACTCTGCCTTGATATCCAGAAGTCGATCAGGCCTGATCTAAAAATAGTTATAATGTCTGCCACCCTGGAAACCGGCCCGGTTTCCAGGGTGTTGGGAGAGGTTCCGGTCGTTGCCTGTGAAGGGCGGGTCCATCCGGTCGTTATCCGTTACCTCGGAGACCCTGCCGGAGATATTGCCGCAGCGGCAGCCGGTGCCGTCACCAAGGCTTTGGTGGAGACCTCCGGCGACATCCTGGTATTTCTTCCCGGTGCCGCTGAGATCAGACGCTGCGGCACTCTGCTCAAAGACTCAGGTTTGGCCGATGTCATGGTGTCGCAACTGTACGGTGATCTTCCGTTCGCTGAACAGGAAGCAGCCATCATGCCGGCCCAAAAGAGAAAGGTGGTGCTGGCAACCAATATTGCCGAAACCAGCCTTACCATCGAAGGGATCACAGTTGTCGTCGATGCCGGTCTTACGCGGACAGTCCGCTTTGATCCGGCCTCCGGTCTCAACAGGATGCAGACCGTCCGAGTGTCAGCTGCTTCGGCAGCACAACGTAGCGGGAGGAGCGGCAGGATTGGCCCAGGTATTTGCTACCGGCTCTGGAGCCCTGCGACCGAGGCAACCCTTGTCCCGTACAACCTGCCTGAGATCAGGGTGGTCGATCTTGCGTCTCTTGCCCTGGAATTGGCGAATTGGGGCGTTGTTGATCCTTTGTCTCTGGCGTGGCTGGATCCTCCGCAAGCCGGCCCGCTGGGTGAGGCGCGGTCGCTGCTTCGCATTTTAGGCGCACTTGATCCCGGTAACCGGATTACGCAGCTGGGACGGAAAATGGCGAATCTCCCGCTTCACCCCAGGTTGGCCAGCCTGGTGATCGCAGGTGAAGCACTGGAATGTAGTGGTCTTGCCTGCGACCTGGCAGCGCTTATTTCAGAGAGGGATATCTTCCGTCGCGATTGTCTCAAGGACCGGCCCAAAAGCAGCTGCGACTATTCCGATCGCCTGGAAGCCCTTGATGAATGGCGTTCCGGGAGCGGTTATTCGCGGGAATTGGATGCTGCTGCCTGCAGGCAGGTTGACAGGGTTGCTGCAAAGCTGAAAAAACTGGTTGATACGAGTCGTGACGGTCACTCCTTGTTATTGGAAAAGATTCCCCAGCTTCTGATAAAGGCCTTCCCTGATCGGATAGCCATGCAGAGAGAGCATGACTCTGATCGCTACCTGTTGGCGAATGGTAGTGGCGCCAGGTTGGGTCTAGGATCAGCGGTTATTAACCGGCAGTTTGTCGTGGCGGTCGAGGTTTTGGGCAGCCCTGGCAAGGAAGGTTCTATTCATGGGGCATCAGCCGTGACCCTGGACCAGATTCGCTGCCTTTTCCCCGAGCAGATAACGGTACAACGCGAATCTGTCTGGGACCGGGATGGTGGCAGGGTGGTTACCACTGTTGCGGAGCGGTTCGGGGCATTGCAACTTTCCATAAGAAGTTCTGCCCCGGAGGATAAAGAGGTTGTTAATGCCCTGATGACGGCATTACACGACTACCAGGACCTCGGCCTCCTGCCATGGACTGCAGCGGCCCGCCAGTTCCAGTCGCGGGTGGAGTTTCTTGCGCAGGCCGCGCCTGACTGCGGTTTTCCGGATATTTCCAATGCAGCGCTGCTCACGTCTCTTGCGGAGTGGCTAATGCCGGCAGTTACCGGGATGAGGTCGGTAGCAGAGTTCAAGCGGCTTGATATGCTGGCCTTGCTGCAGTCGTTTTTCCCTTGGGAACAGCTGCGTCAGATTGATGAGGGTGCGCCGACCCATCTTACCGTTCCGAGTGGCTCGCGGCTGCGAGTCGATTACGGCGACGGTACGCCGTTTGTGTCAGTCAAGCTCCAAGAGATGTTTGGTTTGGCCGAGACCCCGTCAATTGCCTGGGGAAGGGTGCCGGTAGTCCTTCATTTGTTGTCACCGGCACAACGTCCGATACAGGTGACCCGGGATCTCCGTAGCTTCTGGGAGACCACCTATCCCCAGGTAAAGAAGGAGCTTAAAGGGAGATATCCGAAGCATCCGTGGCCGGATGACCCCTGGAGCGCCGTGCCGACGCGGAGAACTACCAAGGCTGGAAGCAGATAG
- the scpB gene encoding SMC-Scp complex subunit ScpB, protein MSSLDCKALLEGLLFVADGPLSMDRLVSILHEFEKQELIAALDELRLECERNARGIVLAEVAGGYQFRTRPEHAEVMRRLQRSRPSKFSQSALESLAIIAYRQPVTRAEIEYLRGVDCGGVVKTLLERKLIRILGKKDVPGRPIVYGTTREFLETFNLKNLNALPTLREIQDLAELPVYEEQGELPLDPSLSAPFVQPLLAGEPES, encoded by the coding sequence ATGTCGAGCCTTGATTGTAAAGCTTTGCTTGAAGGTTTGCTCTTCGTGGCTGACGGACCATTATCCATGGACCGGCTTGTCTCGATTTTGCACGAGTTTGAAAAGCAGGAGCTTATCGCTGCCCTGGACGAACTGCGTCTTGAATGCGAGCGGAATGCCAGGGGGATCGTCCTTGCCGAAGTGGCTGGTGGCTACCAGTTTCGCACCCGGCCGGAGCATGCGGAGGTCATGCGCCGCCTGCAAAGGAGCCGTCCCTCCAAATTCAGCCAATCGGCTCTTGAAAGCCTGGCAATAATCGCCTACCGCCAACCGGTGACCCGGGCTGAAATCGAGTATCTCAGGGGTGTTGACTGCGGCGGTGTCGTCAAGACCCTGCTGGAGAGGAAGCTGATCCGGATTCTCGGCAAAAAAGATGTTCCGGGCCGGCCGATCGTGTACGGCACCACCAGGGAATTCCTCGAAACCTTTAATCTCAAGAATCTCAATGCCCTGCCGACCCTCAGGGAGATTCAGGATCTTGCCGAACTGCCGGTCTATGAGGAACAGGGCGAACTGCCGCTCGATCCTTCATTGTCAGCCCCCTTTGTGCAGCCCCTGCTCGCCGGAGAGCCGGAATCTTGA
- the glnA gene encoding type I glutamate--ammonia ligase, giving the protein MTPKQVVEFAKENGALMVDYKFMDFVGTWQHVSVPMTEFSEDTFEEGQGFDGSSIRGWQPIHASDMILLPDPTSAKMDPFIAVPTLSLICNIFDPITKEDYSRDPRNIARKAEAYLKSTGIGDTAFFGPEAEFFIFDEVRYDSSSNQSFYMVDSVEGTWNSGREEFPNLGYKPRHKEGYFPVSPTDSQNDLRNEMVLELQKVGIRVECQHHEVATGGQAEIDMRFSSLVDMADQLQWFKYVIKNVANRNGKTVTFMPKPLYGDNGSGMHCHQSIWKNGTNLFAGDKYGGLSQMALWYIGGIIKHAKALCAITNPTTNSYKRLVPGFEAPVNMAYSSRNRSASLRIPMMSSNPKAKRVEYRTPDPSCNGYLAFAAMLMAGLDGIENKIDPGQPLDKDIYGLSPEELKDIPSAPGSLEEALNCLKEDHEFLLKGDVFTPDVIEKWIEYKTEAEVNPVRMRPVPLEFALYYDI; this is encoded by the coding sequence ATGACACCGAAACAAGTCGTAGAGTTTGCCAAAGAAAATGGCGCATTGATGGTTGATTACAAGTTCATGGATTTTGTAGGGACTTGGCAGCACGTATCGGTACCGATGACTGAATTCAGCGAAGACACCTTTGAAGAAGGCCAGGGGTTTGATGGCTCTTCCATTCGTGGTTGGCAGCCGATTCATGCTTCTGACATGATTCTTCTCCCTGATCCCACCTCTGCCAAGATGGATCCGTTCATTGCCGTTCCGACCTTGTCCCTGATCTGCAACATATTCGATCCGATCACCAAGGAAGATTACAGCCGAGATCCGCGTAACATCGCCCGTAAGGCTGAGGCTTACCTCAAATCAACCGGTATCGGCGATACCGCTTTCTTTGGTCCTGAGGCCGAATTCTTCATCTTTGACGAAGTGCGTTATGATTCCAGCTCCAACCAGTCATTCTACATGGTTGACTCTGTAGAAGGGACCTGGAACTCAGGCCGCGAAGAGTTTCCGAACCTTGGTTACAAGCCGCGCCACAAAGAAGGATACTTCCCGGTTTCCCCGACCGACTCACAGAACGATCTCCGTAACGAGATGGTTCTCGAGCTCCAGAAAGTGGGCATCCGCGTTGAGTGCCAGCACCACGAAGTTGCCACCGGCGGCCAGGCAGAAATCGATATGCGTTTCTCCTCTCTCGTTGACATGGCAGACCAGCTTCAGTGGTTCAAATATGTCATCAAGAACGTTGCCAACAGAAACGGCAAGACCGTAACTTTCATGCCGAAGCCACTCTACGGCGACAACGGTTCCGGGATGCACTGCCACCAGTCGATCTGGAAAAACGGCACCAACCTCTTCGCTGGCGACAAATACGGCGGGCTTTCCCAGATGGCACTCTGGTACATCGGCGGCATCATCAAGCATGCCAAGGCACTTTGCGCCATCACCAACCCGACTACCAACTCCTACAAGCGTCTTGTTCCGGGCTTCGAAGCCCCGGTTAACATGGCATACTCAAGCCGTAACCGTTCTGCTTCACTCCGGATTCCGATGATGTCATCCAATCCGAAGGCCAAGCGTGTCGAGTACCGTACTCCGGACCCTTCATGCAACGGTTACCTTGCCTTTGCCGCCATGCTCATGGCTGGTCTTGACGGTATCGAGAACAAGATCGATCCGGGGCAGCCGCTCGACAAGGACATCTACGGCCTTTCACCCGAAGAGCTCAAAGATATCCCTTCAGCTCCGGGCAGCCTGGAAGAGGCGCTCAACTGCCTCAAGGAAGACCATGAATTCCTCCTCAAAGGGGACGTTTTCACTCCTGACGTTATTGAGAAGTGGATTGAGTACAAGACAGAGGCCGAAGTCAACCCGGTTCGTATGCGTCCGGTACCGCTTGAGTTCGCCCTTTACTACGATATTTAA
- a CDS encoding HAD family hydrolase, which translates to MGERCLKAVIFDFDGVIVDTEPLHYRSFQVVLEPLGLGYSWQEYVDRYMGFDDRDAFIEAFRAGGRSLDQSGLEELIALKASLFQDVVTEGVSAYPGVVALISALSAEVPLAICSGALRSDIEPILRILAIENAFTVMVTAEEVAASKPDPASYVLAVRKLATAFPDRGITAACCVAIEDTPAGIVSASGAGIPVVAVTNSYSADHLSKASRIVSSLADLTIADFKTIVTT; encoded by the coding sequence ATGGGAGAGCGTTGCCTGAAGGCCGTGATCTTTGATTTTGACGGAGTCATTGTCGATACCGAACCGCTTCATTACCGGTCGTTTCAGGTTGTGCTCGAACCGCTGGGGCTTGGGTATTCGTGGCAGGAATATGTTGATCGCTATATGGGGTTCGATGACCGTGATGCCTTCATCGAGGCATTCCGTGCTGGTGGCCGGTCTTTGGACCAGTCCGGCCTGGAAGAGCTGATAGCGCTTAAAGCCAGCCTGTTCCAGGATGTGGTTACAGAAGGGGTCTCTGCATATCCAGGGGTTGTGGCCCTGATTTCTGCACTGTCTGCGGAGGTGCCGCTGGCCATTTGCAGTGGCGCTCTCCGGAGCGATATTGAGCCGATTCTCCGCATTCTTGCCATTGAAAACGCCTTTACGGTCATGGTCACTGCCGAAGAGGTTGCTGCCAGCAAGCCTGACCCTGCCAGTTATGTCCTGGCGGTGCGCAAGCTCGCTACCGCCTTTCCTGATCGCGGGATAACCGCTGCCTGTTGTGTTGCCATAGAAGACACCCCTGCCGGTATCGTTTCTGCTTCTGGGGCGGGAATCCCGGTTGTTGCCGTGACCAACAGCTATTCTGCAGATCATTTGAGCAAGGCCTCGCGGATTGTTTCATCGTTGGCGGATTTAACAATCGCTGATTTCAAAACCATCGTTACAACCTGA
- the trpS gene encoding tryptophan--tRNA ligase, protein MGRNRVVSGMRPTGKLHLGHFHGVLDNWLKLQEEYDCFFFAADWHSLTTEYADTSAIRENTRDMVLDWLAFGLDPAKCVIFEQSMVPHHAELSLILGMITPVSWLERNPTYKEMQENLEQRDLSTFGFLGYPVLMAADIILYKATRVPVGHDQIPHLEITREIARRFNHLYSPVFPEPEALLTETPKLLGLDGRKMSKSYGNSIYLSDDAETTRKKVMSMVTDTDRVRRADPGEPDHCVAFNLHRIYVPQDKLDEIMPACRSAAIGCVECKKILAEFMVERLAPFREKRQELAAKPGLVDEILEEGSRRASEESGKILAEVRAALKF, encoded by the coding sequence ATGGGTAGAAACAGGGTAGTAAGCGGCATGAGACCGACAGGAAAGCTTCACCTGGGACACTTTCATGGCGTGCTGGACAACTGGCTCAAGCTGCAGGAAGAGTATGACTGTTTCTTTTTCGCGGCAGACTGGCATTCACTGACCACCGAATATGCCGATACCTCGGCAATTCGTGAAAATACCAGGGACATGGTGCTCGATTGGCTGGCATTCGGCCTTGATCCTGCCAAATGTGTCATTTTCGAGCAGAGCATGGTGCCTCATCATGCCGAGCTGAGCCTGATCCTCGGGATGATTACCCCGGTCTCCTGGCTGGAGCGGAACCCGACCTATAAGGAAATGCAGGAAAACCTTGAGCAGCGGGATCTTTCCACCTTCGGATTCCTGGGATATCCGGTGCTGATGGCCGCAGATATCATCCTTTACAAGGCAACCCGGGTCCCGGTCGGTCATGACCAGATACCGCACCTGGAGATAACCCGTGAGATCGCCAGGAGATTCAATCATCTCTATTCTCCGGTGTTCCCGGAGCCGGAAGCGCTGCTCACCGAAACTCCCAAGCTGCTTGGCCTTGACGGCAGGAAGATGAGCAAGTCTTACGGCAACTCCATTTATCTGTCGGATGATGCTGAGACGACCCGCAAAAAGGTCATGTCCATGGTAACCGATACCGACCGGGTCAGGCGGGCTGATCCGGGCGAACCGGATCATTGCGTTGCTTTCAATCTCCACCGGATCTATGTGCCCCAGGACAAGCTCGATGAGATCATGCCCGCCTGCCGTTCTGCTGCAATCGGCTGCGTAGAGTGCAAAAAGATCCTTGCTGAGTTCATGGTAGAGCGTCTGGCCCCGTTCCGCGAAAAGAGGCAGGAGCTTGCCGCCAAGCCCGGCCTGGTTGATGAAATCCTCGAAGAGGGTAGCCGTCGGGCAAGCGAAGAGTCCGGCAAGATACTGGCCGAGGTCAGAGCCGCCTTGAAATTCTGA
- a CDS encoding segregation and condensation protein A has translation MPGSANQLLFDPQQYSAYTVRVESFEGPLDLLLHLIKKNEVEICDIPIATITRQYLEYLELMKELNLEIAGEFLVMASTLLQIKSRMLLPATEEDEAGEVEELDPRAELIKRLMEYQRYKDAAAVLGARELLGRDLFARSMPFPDELEEKEDDQPLELALFDLVEAFRQVLSKVPFEHFHDVISETISVAERIGRILDMIDQSGSVLFEDLFADEPLSRELVIATFLALLELCRLKSVRVAQGAPFGSILLMRGTEQMSGEIDYVEP, from the coding sequence ATGCCTGGTTCTGCCAACCAATTGCTTTTCGATCCCCAGCAGTATTCCGCTTATACGGTACGGGTGGAATCGTTCGAGGGACCTCTCGACCTGCTTCTTCATTTGATCAAGAAGAACGAGGTCGAGATTTGCGACATTCCGATCGCCACTATTACCCGACAATACCTGGAATACCTGGAATTGATGAAGGAGCTGAACCTGGAGATCGCCGGGGAGTTCCTGGTAATGGCGTCAACCCTCCTGCAGATCAAGTCCCGGATGCTTCTGCCGGCAACTGAAGAGGACGAAGCCGGTGAAGTTGAGGAACTGGATCCCAGGGCCGAGCTTATCAAGCGGCTCATGGAGTATCAGCGGTACAAAGATGCCGCCGCAGTGCTTGGGGCCCGCGAGCTGTTGGGGCGTGACCTGTTTGCGCGCAGCATGCCGTTTCCGGATGAACTTGAGGAGAAGGAAGACGACCAGCCGCTGGAATTGGCGCTGTTCGACCTGGTTGAGGCCTTCCGCCAGGTTCTGTCAAAGGTCCCTTTCGAGCATTTTCATGATGTCATCAGCGAAACCATCAGCGTTGCCGAGCGCATCGGCCGGATTCTCGACATGATCGACCAGTCAGGGTCGGTGCTCTTCGAGGACCTCTTCGCCGATGAGCCGCTCTCCCGTGAACTGGTTATTGCAACCTTTCTGGCGTTGCTTGAACTCTGTCGTCTCAAGAGTGTCAGAGTGGCCCAAGGTGCGCCGTTCGGATCAATCCTGTTGATGCGCGGCACTGAACAGATGTCTGGTGAAATTGACTATGTCGAGCCTTGA
- a CDS encoding putative 2-dehydropantoate 2-reductase — MRIAVVGSGALGLYYGALLQRAGNEVTFLLRRDYEAVSASGLTVRSINGDFKLDKVSAALRPEEIGETELVLVGLKTFANDSYQELIAPLVGDKTYILTLQNGLGNEELLAELFGSYRILGGVAFLCANRGEPGTVHHLGAGRIELGCFADAPESLLTEVAVMFRAAGVDCRQVRDLKSARWQKLVWNIPFNGLCTLLNAPVDRLLTNAATRSLVRDIMLEVIAAANAQGLQEPIPAEFAEKMLVFSDGMGPYRPSMLIDREEQRPLELDAIFARAVAAGAKSGVQLDKTSMLHSLLQFVSAEC, encoded by the coding sequence ATGCGCATTGCAGTTGTTGGTTCGGGAGCGCTTGGGCTGTATTATGGGGCGCTACTACAACGCGCTGGCAATGAAGTAACATTTTTGCTGAGGCGCGATTACGAGGCAGTTTCTGCCTCTGGCCTGACAGTCAGGTCAATAAACGGTGATTTCAAGCTGGACAAGGTTTCGGCGGCGCTTCGCCCGGAAGAGATCGGTGAGACCGAGCTGGTGCTGGTCGGGCTCAAGACCTTTGCCAATGACAGCTATCAAGAATTGATTGCGCCGCTTGTGGGTGATAAAACCTACATCCTGACCCTGCAGAATGGACTCGGCAATGAAGAACTGTTGGCAGAGCTGTTTGGCTCGTATCGGATTCTCGGCGGGGTTGCCTTTCTCTGCGCGAACCGTGGCGAACCCGGGACCGTCCACCATTTAGGAGCCGGACGCATCGAACTGGGCTGCTTTGCTGATGCTCCTGAATCTCTGCTGACCGAAGTTGCTGTGATGTTCCGCGCTGCTGGCGTTGATTGTCGGCAGGTGCGGGACCTCAAGAGTGCCCGTTGGCAGAAACTGGTCTGGAACATCCCGTTCAACGGGCTGTGCACACTGCTCAATGCCCCGGTAGATCGTCTCTTGACCAATGCTGCAACCCGCTCACTGGTCAGGGATATCATGCTTGAGGTTATTGCTGCAGCCAATGCCCAAGGGTTGCAGGAACCTATTCCAGCTGAATTTGCCGAAAAAATGCTGGTTTTTTCCGACGGCATGGGGCCCTACCGCCCCTCAATGCTGATTGACCGGGAGGAGCAGCGGCCACTGGAACTAGATGCCATTTTTGCCAGAGCTGTTGCTGCTGGGGCAAAGAGTGGGGTACAGCTTGACAAAACCTCCATGCTCCATTCATTGCTGCAATTTGTATCCGCTGAGTGCTGA
- a CDS encoding M23 family metallopeptidase has product MKPSIIVILLLTTLLTASTGWGDIYRHDDGSDTISFTDAPHDSRYTLIMRDRQPKITKSNKTSIRPTVAKTESAAARSASQEPSLANELPLQGVITSTTGYRNDPFDGKLKHHNGMDIAAPSGTPVKPVAPGTVVFSGWRNGYGNSVIIEHDDSMVTIYAHHSSNQVSEGATVDRSTVIALSGSTGRSTGPHLHFEAWRNGENITPTFLPAGTQQHQAVAAAPVRRYLQPDGTILFTNLR; this is encoded by the coding sequence ATGAAACCATCCATCATTGTCATATTGCTGCTGACGACGCTTCTTACTGCCTCTACCGGGTGGGGAGACATTTACCGGCACGACGATGGCAGTGATACCATCTCCTTCACCGATGCTCCGCATGACAGCCGTTATACACTTATCATGCGCGACCGTCAGCCTAAAATCACCAAAAGCAACAAAACGAGTATCCGCCCGACAGTCGCCAAAACAGAAAGCGCGGCAGCGAGATCAGCTAGTCAGGAGCCTTCGCTGGCCAATGAGCTTCCCCTGCAGGGAGTTATAACATCCACCACCGGCTACCGCAATGATCCGTTTGACGGCAAACTGAAGCATCACAACGGCATGGACATTGCCGCACCATCCGGCACTCCGGTGAAACCGGTCGCACCAGGGACTGTCGTATTCAGCGGCTGGCGCAACGGTTACGGTAACTCGGTAATCATCGAGCACGACGATAGCATGGTTACGATCTATGCCCATCACAGCAGCAACCAGGTATCTGAGGGGGCCACAGTCGACCGCTCCACGGTTATCGCGCTTTCCGGCTCCACCGGTCGCTCCACCGGTCCCCACCTCCACTTCGAGGCATGGCGAAACGGCGAAAACATCACCCCCACATTTCTTCCCGCAGGAACTCAACAGCACCAAGCAGTTGCTGCCGCACCGGTACGCCGCTATCTGCAGCCCGACGGCACCATCCTGTTCACTAACCTCCGCTAG
- a CDS encoding P-II family nitrogen regulator yields the protein MKKVEAIIKPFKLDEVKDALNEIGIQGITVSEIKGFGRQKGHTELYRGAEYVVDFIPKIKMEIIVSDDIVSKVVETIEQAAKTGRIGDGKIFVTPVEEVVRIRTGERGEDAL from the coding sequence TTGAAAAAAGTAGAAGCCATTATAAAGCCATTCAAGCTGGACGAAGTAAAGGACGCTCTCAACGAGATCGGTATCCAGGGGATAACGGTCAGTGAGATCAAGGGGTTCGGACGCCAGAAAGGGCACACCGAACTTTACAGGGGTGCCGAGTATGTGGTTGACTTCATCCCGAAGATCAAGATGGAGATAATCGTATCTGATGACATTGTTTCCAAGGTTGTCGAAACCATAGAGCAGGCTGCCAAAACAGGCCGCATCGGTGATGGCAAGATTTTTGTCACACCTGTCGAAGAAGTTGTCCGAATCCGCACCGGTGAGCGCGGTGAGGATGCACTCTGA
- a CDS encoding site-2 protease family protein, whose amino-acid sequence MEQFFFKLSIMLVPALMAITCHEVSHGFVAYRFGDGTAKSQGRLTLNPFNHLDIIGTLMIFIIGIGWAKPVPVNFNNLRNPKRDMIWVAAAGPITNFCIAFVSAMLMRLIISLGGQTAGMAYFFEPMILMLAFSVYVNLLLAIFNLIPVPPLDGGRVAVGLLPYKQAIFWSRIEPYGMILIIVLVFFTNMFSYIISPALGLGIRLLAGPHSGVVFGVTSLLMK is encoded by the coding sequence TTGGAACAATTTTTTTTCAAACTTTCGATCATGCTGGTGCCGGCTCTGATGGCTATTACCTGTCATGAGGTTTCTCACGGCTTCGTGGCCTATCGTTTTGGAGACGGCACGGCAAAGTCGCAGGGACGGTTGACGCTCAACCCGTTCAATCACCTGGATATCATCGGTACCTTGATGATCTTTATTATCGGCATCGGTTGGGCCAAGCCGGTGCCGGTCAACTTCAACAACCTGAGGAACCCGAAACGCGACATGATCTGGGTTGCGGCTGCCGGTCCGATCACAAATTTCTGCATCGCCTTTGTCTCGGCTATGCTCATGAGGCTGATTATCTCTCTAGGTGGTCAGACTGCCGGCATGGCTTATTTTTTTGAGCCGATGATCCTGATGCTGGCTTTTTCCGTGTACGTCAATCTCTTGCTGGCGATCTTCAATCTTATCCCGGTGCCGCCTCTTGATGGTGGTAGGGTTGCTGTGGGACTGCTCCCCTATAAGCAGGCCATATTCTGGTCACGCATCGAACCTTACGGCATGATCTTGATCATTGTGCTGGTTTTTTTCACCAACATGTTCAGTTACATTATTTCACCGGCACTCGGCCTGGGGATCAGGCTCCTGGCGGGCCCGCACAGCGGTGTGGTCTTCGGGGTAACTTCTCTTTTGATGAAGTGA